The Streptomyces phaeolivaceus genome has a window encoding:
- a CDS encoding ImmA/IrrE family metallo-endopeptidase: MPTPMHRIPAGHGQRTRQSARPPRRRSERDAAAKAGHLVMHLDAEPGSRIVENQAHDFAAEFLMPSAEILAELPQRLDWEELYALKRRWGTSLKALVYRAHAFGAFRETTHKRAMMMLSQHGDPEPCDLGPREAPLLLEKAVRLCEETGVSFDELVSRSGLPFELANEVYATAPMTRPRLAVDVSEGEKPTVPEVLTLFPS, encoded by the coding sequence GTGCCGACGCCGATGCACCGCATCCCCGCCGGGCACGGGCAGCGCACACGCCAGTCGGCGCGTCCTCCACGACGACGCAGTGAGCGGGACGCCGCTGCGAAGGCTGGGCACTTGGTCATGCACCTTGACGCTGAGCCTGGCAGCCGCATTGTCGAGAACCAGGCGCACGACTTCGCCGCCGAGTTCTTGATGCCCAGCGCCGAGATCCTCGCGGAATTGCCGCAGAGGCTCGACTGGGAGGAGCTCTATGCGCTGAAGCGACGCTGGGGCACTTCCCTCAAAGCCCTCGTCTACCGTGCCCATGCCTTCGGCGCCTTCCGGGAGACAACGCACAAGCGAGCCATGATGATGCTCTCTCAGCACGGCGATCCCGAGCCTTGCGACCTCGGCCCCCGCGAAGCACCCCTCCTGCTGGAAAAGGCAGTCCGTCTTTGTGAGGAGACGGGCGTTTCGTTCGATGAGCTTGTCTCCCGTTCGGGCCTGCCCTTCGAGCTGGCAAACGAGGTCTACGCGACCGCGCCCATGACGAGGCCGCGCCTTGCCGTGGACGTTTCTGAGGGTGAGAAGCCGACCGTCCCTGAGGTCCTGACGCTCTTCCCCAGCTGA
- a CDS encoding glutamate ligase domain-containing protein: MTEADGDTTEAAGGRRIAVLGEMLELGDEAVEAHREIGRFAAETEVDLVVAVGGDLAKQLALAAGAAGVPDIALVGDNATAAAYLDSILRPDDVVLVKASRGGQLWQIAQALTGQPVTGL; the protein is encoded by the coding sequence ATGACCGAGGCAGACGGCGACACGACCGAGGCCGCAGGCGGCCGGAGGATCGCCGTACTCGGAGAGATGCTGGAGCTGGGCGACGAAGCAGTGGAAGCCCACCGCGAAATCGGCCGCTTCGCAGCCGAGACCGAGGTAGATCTCGTCGTGGCGGTAGGCGGAGACCTCGCCAAACAGCTCGCTCTCGCGGCCGGCGCGGCGGGCGTTCCCGACATCGCCCTGGTGGGTGACAACGCCACCGCTGCCGCCTACCTCGACTCCATCCTTCGCCCCGACGACGTGGTTCTCGTGAAGGCGTCACGTGGCGGCCAGCTCTGGCAGATCGCCCAAGCCCTCACAGGGCAGCCCGTTACCGGTCTGTGA
- a CDS encoding C39 family peptidase — protein MCRQLIDPAEWDLHGGWALGDRIEWSNRACGLASLRMILLAYGREAPTVTELLKLAVKHEVLTPRGALHAGIASLATDLGVPALAEPVPVQDLLARLEHAPLIVSVTEQLPDDGRSGGHLVILHGYEEGPDPTIFIRDPSAWGQTHDRVPLSRLSPSYTGRAIIFAPLIPDGES, from the coding sequence ATGTGCCGACAGCTCATCGACCCCGCCGAGTGGGATCTGCACGGCGGTTGGGCGCTCGGGGACAGGATCGAGTGGTCCAACCGGGCGTGTGGCCTGGCGTCGCTGAGAATGATCCTGCTCGCCTACGGGCGCGAGGCACCCACGGTCACGGAACTGCTGAAGCTCGCGGTCAAGCACGAGGTTCTGACCCCGCGTGGAGCACTCCACGCGGGGATCGCGAGCCTGGCGACCGACCTCGGGGTCCCTGCCCTCGCAGAGCCCGTGCCGGTCCAAGACCTTCTCGCCCGACTCGAACATGCACCGCTGATCGTGTCTGTCACCGAGCAGCTCCCCGACGACGGCCGCTCGGGCGGCCACCTCGTCATCCTTCACGGTTACGAGGAAGGTCCCGATCCAACGATCTTCATCCGAGACCCCTCGGCCTGGGGCCAGACGCACGACCGGGTTCCCCTCAGCCGACTGTCCCCTTCCTACACCGGCCGCGCGATCATCTTCGCGCCCCTGATCCCCGACGGAGAGTCTTAA
- a CDS encoding D-alanine--D-alanine ligase family protein, whose amino-acid sequence MTLFLSLSSDLAVQKAAEELRQWGRSRQGLGVALIYGPVSAEDRLYHAKCPVEQRSVTALAEALEEIGARWKVLDPCEPDFIMDLVGYDVALSNLHGPYGEDGRLQGLLDYLRVPYCGSGVGASAVAADKILCKRVMLTLGVPTPGWEVWAGGPANWNGRSVMVKPPFGGSSVGMSLVRDPADFPGALADAAGGEGAAVLVEEYVSGTPLTVGLLELPGGSVVAFPPLATEAAEAEFYDADTKLDVDSRGTVSVLAAELAPDVLDKITRDARTLWDGIGLRGSARIDFILTGGDEPYVLEVNSTPGMSRDSNFAVGAAMAGLTHTDVVLAMLHEALTRPPYDVPLPTPVFAGPTLTREAVVSP is encoded by the coding sequence ATGACTCTCTTCCTCAGCCTCAGCTCGGACCTCGCGGTGCAGAAGGCCGCTGAGGAACTTCGACAGTGGGGGCGGAGCCGCCAGGGCCTCGGCGTCGCCCTCATCTACGGGCCGGTGTCCGCCGAGGACAGGCTCTACCACGCGAAGTGCCCCGTCGAGCAGCGGTCCGTCACCGCCCTGGCCGAGGCCCTGGAGGAGATCGGCGCCCGCTGGAAGGTGCTGGACCCGTGCGAACCGGACTTCATCATGGATCTGGTCGGGTACGACGTGGCGCTCTCCAACCTGCACGGTCCGTACGGCGAAGACGGCCGGTTGCAGGGCCTTCTCGATTACCTGCGCGTGCCCTACTGCGGCAGCGGAGTCGGGGCATCCGCGGTGGCCGCAGACAAAATCCTCTGCAAGCGGGTGATGCTGACCCTCGGCGTCCCTACCCCCGGTTGGGAGGTCTGGGCTGGCGGACCAGCCAACTGGAACGGGCGCTCGGTGATGGTCAAGCCGCCTTTCGGCGGGTCCAGCGTGGGCATGAGCCTCGTACGCGATCCGGCGGACTTCCCTGGCGCCCTGGCGGATGCTGCCGGTGGCGAGGGTGCGGCCGTGCTCGTCGAGGAGTACGTGAGCGGCACGCCGCTGACTGTGGGGCTGCTGGAACTGCCGGGCGGCTCGGTCGTCGCCTTCCCACCGCTTGCCACCGAGGCAGCCGAGGCCGAGTTCTACGACGCCGACACGAAGCTCGACGTGGACTCCAGGGGCACCGTATCCGTGCTCGCAGCCGAGCTGGCGCCGGATGTGCTGGACAAGATCACCAGGGACGCCCGGACGCTGTGGGACGGAATCGGGTTGCGCGGTTCAGCCCGCATCGACTTCATCCTCACCGGAGGCGACGAGCCGTACGTGCTGGAGGTCAACAGCACGCCGGGCATGTCCCGTGACAGCAACTTCGCGGTGGGGGCGGCGATGGCCGGGCTCACGCACACGGATGTCGTCTTGGCGATGCTGCATGAGGCCCTGACCCGCCCGCCGTACGATGTCCCCCTGCCCACTCCCGTGTTCGCCGGCCCCACACTGACGCGGGAGGCTGTCGTCTCCCCGTAG
- the dapF gene encoding diaminopimelate epimerase, which yields MRFRKIHGAGNDFVLLSDLEPDDDKDWPKEAERLCARRTGVGADGLVISHLVSDSPAVLEITCFNADGSIATMCGNALRCSAWAAHHDRGFQRMSLHMAGVVHEAVVADDSVWVTAEVGAILPRLLQTVINGRPTWFDSAHTGTEHVVAIVNDVDAIDAVMVGRLVRHHPDLAPLGTNVNFVQSAGSQALKIRTYERGVEAETLSCGSGAVAAVIVATMRGLVARRAVTVHNRAGEPLTVRPHDDRPNRTQWVGGPVTNTFEGVLV from the coding sequence ATGCGCTTCCGCAAGATCCACGGCGCAGGAAACGACTTCGTCCTCCTCTCCGACCTCGAACCGGACGACGACAAGGACTGGCCCAAGGAAGCTGAACGCCTGTGTGCCAGGCGTACCGGAGTGGGCGCGGATGGGCTGGTCATCAGCCATCTCGTCAGCGACAGCCCCGCCGTCCTCGAAATCACGTGCTTCAACGCAGACGGGTCGATCGCAACGATGTGCGGCAATGCCCTCCGGTGCTCCGCCTGGGCCGCGCACCACGATCGCGGCTTTCAGCGGATGAGTCTCCACATGGCCGGGGTCGTGCACGAGGCGGTCGTGGCCGACGACTCCGTGTGGGTCACGGCCGAGGTGGGCGCGATTCTGCCCCGGCTCTTACAGACCGTCATCAACGGCAGGCCCACCTGGTTCGACAGCGCCCACACCGGTACGGAACACGTCGTCGCCATCGTGAACGACGTGGACGCCATCGACGCGGTCATGGTCGGGCGCCTCGTCCGTCACCATCCCGACCTTGCCCCGCTGGGGACGAACGTCAACTTCGTCCAGTCCGCCGGCAGCCAGGCGTTGAAGATCCGCACCTACGAACGCGGAGTCGAAGCGGAAACCTTGTCGTGCGGAAGCGGGGCAGTCGCAGCCGTCATCGTCGCCACCATGCGTGGACTCGTAGCACGACGTGCCGTCACCGTCCACAACCGCGCCGGTGAGCCGCTCACGGTCCGGCCTCATGACGACCGACCGAACCGAACTCAGTGGGTCGGCGGGCCGGTCACCAACACCTTCGAAGGGGTACTCGTATGA
- a CDS encoding NUDIX domain-containing protein produces the protein MTVREDQIIRELSHYIHEHPAEQMALMPVYDAALDHSRRRACTHDQRCPLVMTGAVVDERNRVLCLRHEGGYALAEAEPEAEDQSLRQAALRLLAEEVGIRDIWTQPGAEGPFLVDVTRPGQHRYGSRLRVGIRYLFRAHSGAVFPSMIETGAAAWVPLTEIGIPSVRSRVECHLIGTR, from the coding sequence GTGACCGTCAGAGAAGACCAGATCATTCGAGAACTCTCCCACTACATCCACGAACATCCCGCCGAGCAAATGGCGTTGATGCCCGTGTACGACGCGGCGCTCGACCACTCGCGCCGCCGAGCCTGCACCCACGACCAGCGCTGCCCTCTTGTGATGACGGGAGCCGTCGTCGATGAGCGCAACCGCGTCCTTTGCCTGCGGCACGAGGGAGGCTACGCGCTCGCGGAGGCTGAGCCGGAGGCCGAGGACCAATCACTCAGGCAGGCGGCGCTTCGACTGCTGGCCGAGGAGGTCGGCATCCGGGACATCTGGACTCAGCCCGGCGCCGAAGGCCCCTTCCTGGTCGACGTGACCAGGCCAGGGCAGCACAGGTACGGGAGCCGCCTCCGGGTCGGCATCCGCTATCTCTTCCGGGCCCACTCGGGCGCGGTCTTCCCTTCAATGATCGAAACGGGCGCAGCGGCCTGGGTGCCTCTCACCGAGATAGGCATCCCGTCAGTCCGCAGCCGCGTTGAATGCCACCTGATCGGAACCCGATGA
- a CDS encoding helix-turn-helix domain-containing protein codes for MTSPSSSVQEARKALGQRLAEIRKAAGLTKRSLAQSLDWHESKASRFESGTRAPSERDLRDWCSACGAEDEAEDLISTARGIEGMYVEWRKMERHGLKWAQESVVPLWERTERFRIYSPWLIPGPVQTASYITALLTSIRDRRGLVDDVPAAVRVRVEKQQVVYGKHTFAIILEESVLRYRIGGTDVMAGQLGYLLSVMALPSVSIGIIPQSADRSGLWPVEGFFLYDDDLVNVELISAHLTVVQKHELAMYAKTFSELAELAVHGPAAREIITAAIESLG; via the coding sequence ATGACATCGCCATCTTCGAGCGTCCAGGAAGCCCGCAAGGCGCTCGGACAACGTCTCGCCGAAATCCGGAAAGCAGCCGGACTCACCAAGCGATCACTGGCCCAGAGCCTGGATTGGCATGAGTCGAAGGCTTCGCGCTTCGAGAGCGGCACACGAGCCCCCTCGGAGCGCGATCTTCGCGATTGGTGCTCCGCATGCGGCGCGGAGGATGAGGCAGAGGATCTCATCTCCACGGCCCGCGGAATTGAGGGCATGTATGTGGAGTGGCGCAAGATGGAGCGCCACGGGCTCAAGTGGGCGCAGGAGTCCGTTGTTCCCCTCTGGGAGCGCACCGAGCGGTTCCGCATTTACTCGCCCTGGCTCATCCCTGGCCCCGTACAGACGGCGTCGTACATCACCGCACTCCTGACCTCCATTCGTGACCGCCGAGGACTCGTTGACGATGTGCCGGCGGCCGTCCGAGTGCGCGTGGAGAAGCAACAGGTCGTCTACGGGAAGCACACGTTCGCCATCATCCTCGAAGAGAGCGTCCTGCGATATCGCATCGGCGGCACGGACGTGATGGCGGGCCAACTCGGCTACCTTCTCAGCGTCATGGCCCTCCCCTCGGTGAGCATCGGCATCATCCCCCAGAGCGCCGACCGTTCGGGCCTGTGGCCCGTCGAAGGATTCTTCCTGTACGACGACGACTTGGTGAACGTCGAATTGATCTCGGCTCATCTCACCGTCGTTCAGAAGCACGAACTTGCCATGTATGCCAAAACGTTCAGCGAGCTGGCCGAACTTGCCGTCCACGGTCCCGCCGCGCGTGAAATCATCACCGCTGCCATCGAATCTCTAGGGTGA
- a CDS encoding DUF6879 family protein, producing MTRTPTFEELFRDCQRTAVHLEMRDAYMKSDPAFIDWQAGVVLDPAERWADWHAIVTEASSRGVEVRRARVVSTPVSEYIRFEYDVTDGLNIAAGESVRWLSRRNATDIALPGNDFWLFDSNLVLVNHFDGEGENMEVELTEDPEVAKLCESAFETVWKRATRHAQFELA from the coding sequence GTGACGAGGACCCCGACGTTTGAGGAGTTGTTCCGCGACTGCCAGAGGACCGCTGTCCACCTGGAGATGCGTGACGCCTACATGAAGTCGGACCCGGCCTTCATCGACTGGCAGGCCGGTGTGGTCCTAGATCCGGCCGAGCGCTGGGCCGACTGGCACGCCATCGTGACGGAGGCGTCCTCGCGAGGTGTCGAGGTTCGGCGGGCCCGCGTCGTATCGACACCGGTCAGCGAGTACATCCGCTTCGAGTACGACGTGACGGACGGATTGAACATCGCTGCCGGCGAAAGCGTGCGGTGGCTCTCGCGGCGCAATGCGACTGACATCGCGCTTCCCGGCAATGACTTCTGGCTGTTCGACTCCAACCTCGTCCTCGTCAACCACTTCGACGGCGAGGGCGAGAACATGGAGGTCGAACTCACAGAAGACCCGGAGGTGGCGAAGCTTTGCGAGTCGGCCTTCGAGACCGTGTGGAAGCGGGCAACGCGGCACGCACAATTCGAGTTGGCCTGA
- a CDS encoding DUF317 domain-containing protein, whose translation MYWVTPRHLAGDDDALAERIGDTLASLGWRMWPTARHTLLYVSPDGLRGAEWILAAYPFELGGLPVAWQLSARRHAASALAEWNAYFTTGFPYEALADFLAALDAREAPDVGFADPETVLAGLTARGWIRDVDRPRTTATDPGFASCVSLEMLPPLIQDADPRPDLVGWQAWAEPALGAPYLWCASFSASVPHDLVAAFALSLASPLPVPRRALPKSAEGRLTIVRRS comes from the coding sequence GTGTACTGGGTCACCCCGCGCCACTTGGCCGGAGATGACGACGCGCTCGCCGAGCGAATCGGCGACACTCTGGCCAGCCTCGGCTGGCGAATGTGGCCTACTGCCCGCCACACCCTGCTGTACGTAAGTCCGGACGGCCTGCGCGGCGCCGAGTGGATTCTCGCGGCCTACCCCTTCGAGCTGGGCGGACTGCCGGTGGCTTGGCAACTGAGCGCCCGCCGGCATGCCGCTTCCGCGTTGGCGGAGTGGAACGCGTACTTCACCACTGGCTTCCCGTACGAGGCGCTCGCTGATTTCCTCGCGGCGCTCGACGCCCGTGAGGCGCCCGACGTCGGCTTCGCCGACCCGGAGACGGTCCTTGCCGGGCTCACTGCCCGGGGCTGGATTCGCGACGTCGACCGCCCTCGCACCACAGCCACGGACCCTGGGTTCGCGTCCTGCGTCTCCTTGGAGATGCTGCCGCCGCTCATCCAGGACGCCGATCCGCGCCCTGACCTGGTGGGCTGGCAGGCATGGGCGGAACCCGCCCTCGGCGCACCGTATCTCTGGTGCGCCAGCTTCAGCGCCAGCGTCCCCCACGACCTGGTCGCTGCCTTCGCCTTGTCACTCGCCTCACCGCTCCCGGTGCCCCGTCGTGCCCTGCCCAAGAGCGCGGAGGGCCGGCTCACCATCGTCCGCCGCAGCTGA
- a CDS encoding IS1182 family transposase gives MSLQPHSGAEIPPLTARVARAANPKGTTAMWIRDRLDGLWSDEDFTAWYPRDGRPGLSPAQLATVCVLQYAMNLSDRQAAEAVRCRIDFKYALGLDLDDPGFHHSVLSDFRDRLAEGDRADRLLGLALTRIRRAGLLKGRVTQRTDSTHVLSAARELTRLELACEAVRAVLEEAARDAPEVLDELVTAEWAQRYGRPVRLCSQPSHPVARLEQVGNDARELLYRLDARFPGGAPAQANVLRTILVQHFLVDAKGRFRPRTKRDGQPPSRVRIESPYETEARCTMRGDTRWTGYLVHLTETCDDKRVNIITDVATAVSSADSQALPGIHARLRRRRLLPNRHLVDGGYTSVAGMDEAARLHRVTLIGPLPPSTTPQHRAGDGFGRENFIIDFDQREVTCPNGQVSGNWQDLPTVEPTKVTVRFDARQCGRCPERAKCTPGRFRSLYFPTRRLYELQVKNRADQQDADWRRLYRRRSGAEGTIEEFADGHRGRRCRYRGLAKTHVQHVLTALAINIERLSLQEPADSSYRPRPPTAFQQYLDARDLPRPLWWRQGK, from the coding sequence GTGTCCCTCCAGCCTCACTCCGGAGCCGAGATCCCGCCGCTGACCGCCCGGGTTGCCCGCGCGGCCAACCCCAAAGGCACCACCGCGATGTGGATCCGCGACCGCCTCGACGGCCTCTGGAGCGACGAGGACTTCACCGCCTGGTACCCGCGTGACGGCCGACCTGGGCTCTCACCCGCCCAACTCGCCACCGTCTGCGTGCTGCAGTACGCGATGAACCTCTCCGACCGCCAGGCCGCCGAGGCAGTGCGCTGCCGAATCGACTTCAAGTACGCCCTCGGCCTGGACCTGGACGATCCCGGCTTCCACCACAGCGTCCTGTCCGACTTCCGCGACCGGCTCGCCGAAGGCGACCGCGCCGACCGGCTACTGGGCCTCGCACTCACCCGGATCCGACGGGCCGGCCTGCTCAAAGGGCGGGTCACGCAGCGCACCGACTCCACCCACGTCCTGTCCGCCGCACGGGAGCTGACCCGCCTGGAGCTGGCGTGCGAGGCGGTCCGCGCCGTGCTGGAAGAGGCGGCCCGCGACGCGCCAGAGGTGCTGGACGAGCTGGTCACCGCCGAATGGGCCCAACGCTACGGCCGGCCGGTTCGCCTGTGCTCCCAGCCCAGCCACCCCGTCGCCCGCCTGGAGCAGGTGGGCAACGACGCCCGCGAACTGCTGTACCGTCTCGACGCCCGGTTCCCCGGCGGCGCTCCGGCGCAGGCGAACGTGCTCCGAACGATCCTGGTGCAGCACTTCTTGGTGGATGCCAAGGGGCGGTTCAGGCCGCGCACGAAACGCGACGGCCAGCCGCCCTCCCGAGTCCGAATCGAATCCCCGTACGAGACCGAGGCCCGCTGCACCATGCGCGGTGACACACGCTGGACCGGCTACCTCGTGCACCTGACCGAGACCTGCGACGACAAGCGGGTCAACATCATCACCGACGTGGCCACGGCCGTCTCCAGCGCGGACAGCCAGGCGCTGCCCGGCATCCACGCCCGCCTCAGGCGACGGCGTCTACTGCCGAATCGGCACTTGGTCGACGGCGGCTACACCTCCGTGGCCGGCATGGACGAAGCCGCCCGCCTGCACCGCGTCACCCTGATCGGGCCGCTTCCGCCCAGCACCACCCCGCAGCACCGGGCAGGGGACGGCTTCGGCCGGGAGAACTTCATCATCGACTTCGACCAGCGCGAGGTGACCTGCCCCAACGGGCAGGTCAGCGGCAACTGGCAGGACCTGCCGACAGTCGAGCCGACCAAGGTCACAGTCCGGTTCGACGCCCGCCAGTGCGGCCGCTGCCCCGAGCGGGCCAAGTGCACTCCGGGCCGGTTTCGCAGCCTGTACTTCCCGACACGGCGCCTGTACGAACTCCAGGTCAAGAACCGGGCCGATCAGCAGGATGCGGACTGGCGCCGGCTCTACAGGCGGCGCTCGGGGGCCGAGGGCACCATCGAGGAGTTCGCGGACGGCCACCGCGGACGCCGGTGCCGCTACCGCGGCCTGGCCAAGACGCACGTCCAGCACGTCCTGACCGCACTCGCGATCAACATCGAGCGGCTGAGCCTTCAAGAACCCGCCGACAGCTCGTACCGGCCCCGCCCTCCCACAGCATTCCAGCAGTACCTCGACGCACGCGACTTACCCCGGCCGCTGTGGTGGCGCCAAGGGAAGTGA
- a CDS encoding amino acid permease has protein sequence MTDDDIARGAAGASAPDSVSVSVSDEERLAQLGYTQVLARRMSAFSNYAVSFTIISVLSGCMTLYLFGMNTGGPAVITWGWVAVGLMTLFVGLAMAEICSAYPTSAGLYFWAHRLAPARSAAAWAWFTGWFNVLGQVAVTAGIDFGAASFLAAYLNLEFGFEVTPARTILLFAAILLLHGLLNTFGVRIVGLLNSVSVWWHVVGVIVIVGALVVVPDSHQSASFVFTEFVNETGWTSGLYVVLLGLLMAQYTFTGYDASAHMTEETHDASTAGPKGIVQSIWTSWVAGFVLLLGFTFAIQSYDGARESATGVPPAQILLDALGATGGKLLLLVIIGAQLFCGMASVTANSRMIYAFSRDGALPFSHVWHTVSPRTRTPVAAVWLAAGGALVLGLPYLINVTAYAAVTSIAVIGLYIAYVIPTLLRLRKGEAFERGPWHLGRWSRAIGVVAVIWVFVITVLFMLPQLSPVTWENFNYAPVAVLVVLGFAAIWWAASARHWFLNPEHERSVARAARAARVAARKGAAGPIEP, from the coding sequence ATGACAGATGACGACATAGCCCGTGGGGCAGCCGGGGCCTCGGCCCCGGACTCGGTGTCGGTCTCGGTGTCCGACGAGGAACGGCTCGCCCAGCTGGGCTACACGCAGGTCCTCGCCCGCCGTATGTCCGCGTTCTCCAACTACGCGGTCTCCTTCACGATCATCTCGGTCCTGTCCGGCTGCATGACGCTCTACCTCTTCGGCATGAACACCGGCGGACCCGCGGTGATCACCTGGGGCTGGGTCGCGGTCGGCCTGATGACGCTCTTCGTGGGCCTGGCCATGGCCGAGATCTGCTCGGCCTACCCGACCTCCGCCGGCCTGTACTTCTGGGCCCACCGACTGGCCCCGGCACGCAGCGCGGCGGCCTGGGCGTGGTTCACGGGCTGGTTCAACGTGCTCGGCCAGGTCGCCGTGACCGCCGGTATCGACTTCGGCGCGGCGTCCTTCCTGGCGGCGTATCTGAACCTGGAGTTCGGCTTCGAGGTGACGCCGGCCCGGACGATCCTCCTCTTCGCCGCGATCCTGCTCCTGCACGGCCTCCTGAACACGTTCGGCGTCCGTATCGTCGGCCTGCTGAACAGCGTCAGCGTGTGGTGGCACGTGGTGGGCGTGATCGTCATCGTCGGCGCGCTCGTCGTCGTCCCCGACAGCCATCAGTCGGCGTCCTTCGTGTTCACCGAGTTCGTCAACGAGACGGGCTGGACCAGCGGGCTGTACGTGGTGCTGCTGGGGCTGCTGATGGCGCAGTACACCTTCACCGGGTACGACGCCTCCGCCCATATGACCGAGGAGACGCACGACGCGTCCACGGCCGGCCCCAAGGGCATCGTCCAGTCCATCTGGACGTCCTGGGTGGCGGGTTTTGTCCTCCTCCTGGGCTTCACCTTCGCCATCCAGTCCTACGACGGTGCCCGCGAGTCGGCGACCGGGGTGCCGCCCGCGCAGATCCTGCTGGACGCGCTCGGCGCGACCGGCGGCAAACTGCTCCTCCTCGTCATCATCGGCGCGCAACTCTTCTGCGGGATGGCCTCCGTCACCGCCAACAGCCGCATGATCTACGCCTTCTCACGCGACGGCGCGCTCCCGTTCTCCCACGTCTGGCACACCGTCAGCCCGCGTACCCGCACCCCCGTGGCGGCGGTCTGGCTGGCGGCGGGCGGCGCGCTGGTCCTCGGGCTGCCGTATCTGATCAATGTCACGGCGTACGCCGCCGTCACCTCGATCGCGGTCATCGGCCTCTACATCGCGTACGTCATCCCGACCCTGCTGCGGCTGCGCAAGGGCGAGGCGTTCGAACGCGGCCCCTGGCACCTGGGCCGCTGGTCGCGGGCGATCGGCGTCGTCGCGGTGATCTGGGTCTTCGTCATCACCGTCCTGTTCATGCTCCCGCAGCTGTCCCCGGTCACCTGGGAGAACTTCAACTACGCCCCCGTGGCCGTCCTGGTGGTGCTGGGCTTCGCGGCGATCTGGTGGGCCGCCTCCGCCCGTCACTGGTTCCTCAACCCCGAGCACGAGCGCAGTGTGGCGCGGGCGGCGCGGGCGGCGCGGGTGGCGGCACGGAAGGGGGCGGCGGGGCCGATCGAACCGTGA